In Porphyromonas cangingivalis, a genomic segment contains:
- a CDS encoding FimB/Mfa2 family fimbrial subunit produces MLTLTLFSACCIKEDLSVCPRPFQLSVKAVDADENDITASGAVKGVVMFVFDEKGTVMEAFELSAEQVKQKTPVQISVPYPGPKTLGCTAWGNLDASVDFASIKSVKQKQDLYVKLKSADGIAESPSELFSGSLDIPVEFGGIEQGQSHTVIIRHKVASVRIVARKLSPAVVPSVKFVLRESPDTYDADGTLTGGMVSYKPSFSFDAEGQWVTPIFNTFPDAGGKSYALDLYWDGKLKKTFTHGTDGTPLVPQLGRLLNIIIDVDAQVAVKVVVTPWGVVHQDVEY; encoded by the coding sequence ATGCTGACTTTAACCCTGTTTTCAGCATGTTGTATCAAGGAGGATCTGTCGGTCTGTCCTCGACCTTTCCAGCTGTCTGTCAAGGCTGTTGATGCTGATGAAAATGACATTACGGCATCAGGAGCTGTAAAAGGAGTCGTCATGTTTGTGTTTGACGAAAAAGGAACGGTCATGGAGGCCTTCGAACTTTCTGCCGAACAGGTAAAGCAGAAAACTCCCGTACAGATCTCCGTCCCTTATCCGGGTCCCAAGACCCTTGGCTGTACAGCGTGGGGCAACTTGGACGCATCTGTCGACTTCGCGTCGATAAAGTCAGTGAAGCAGAAACAGGATCTGTATGTCAAGCTCAAGAGTGCCGACGGCATAGCCGAGTCTCCTTCAGAGCTCTTCTCGGGTTCGCTGGATATCCCCGTGGAGTTCGGCGGGATCGAGCAAGGACAGTCGCATACGGTCATCATCAGACATAAGGTGGCTTCGGTGCGTATCGTCGCACGGAAATTGTCACCCGCAGTGGTACCATCAGTGAAGTTTGTCCTGAGAGAATCTCCGGACACTTACGATGCCGATGGTACACTCACAGGCGGTATGGTCTCTTACAAGCCCTCGTTCAGCTTCGACGCTGAGGGGCAGTGGGTCACACCGATCTTCAATACCTTCCCCGATGCCGGAGGCAAGAGCTATGCCCTCGACTTGTACTGGGACGGTAAGCTCAAAAAAACATTTACTCATGGGACAGACGGCACTCCGCTGGTGCCACAGCTCGGACGACTGCTCAACATCATCATCGATGTGGATGCTCAGGTCGCCGTCAAAGTGGTCGTGACACCTTGGGGAGTAGTGCATCAGGATGTTGAATACTAA
- a CDS encoding fimbrial protein has product MKVMKEKAYMLFLLIGILLLAGCKETPSDPAGEEATISLVLGDTRIRGGDLFVGDDVISKVRVYVFSGSHIEAMQVFNAGELAFVNPFRVKCVTGEKSIFVVANEPAAVSDRLNEVKTPSDLDAIKLETDSFLPKPLTMVGNGTVNINSSTGAMVSISLKRVVAKITLKIRNASTGPASLSLLGVELHRGMKSTPLIEGASPAPHNFWNKRNDYSAPQEVTAEGFQVWSSDDAVYLFENLGSVSDTTSRATSLVIHAKYNDVNTKYRAYINDENSEGADHRYSIKRNYCYNLIADIKNLGESDGITLRTEVRPWEVVGNDLLFKRVYSITPHPTFEQKTFEVATPGDEVEFKFKLMNPVEALWRVQLTNPIHFEALTTGGAVVSGGVGQEYTIKIRPRQPQSDQAHTTEIFITVDDAEIPLLKNNTAIGIGNRIVIKQPMVSTP; this is encoded by the coding sequence ATGAAAGTAATGAAAGAAAAGGCTTATATGCTTTTCCTACTGATCGGCATTTTGCTTCTTGCAGGTTGTAAGGAGACACCTTCCGATCCGGCAGGGGAGGAGGCTACTATTTCTCTCGTGCTTGGAGACACTCGGATCCGAGGTGGCGATCTGTTTGTGGGAGATGATGTCATAAGCAAGGTGAGGGTATATGTCTTCTCCGGAAGCCATATCGAAGCGATGCAGGTCTTCAATGCCGGCGAGCTCGCATTTGTGAACCCCTTCCGAGTCAAATGTGTCACAGGAGAGAAGAGCATCTTTGTCGTCGCCAATGAGCCGGCAGCTGTGTCTGACAGGTTGAACGAGGTCAAGACACCGAGCGATTTGGATGCCATTAAGTTAGAAACAGACTCCTTCCTGCCCAAGCCTCTGACGATGGTGGGCAATGGGACGGTCAACATAAACTCTTCGACCGGAGCGATGGTCTCCATCAGTCTCAAGAGGGTCGTGGCGAAGATCACACTCAAGATCCGAAATGCGAGTACAGGTCCTGCCTCTCTTTCTCTCTTGGGGGTCGAACTCCACAGAGGGATGAAGTCCACTCCTCTCATCGAGGGGGCTTCACCTGCACCTCACAACTTCTGGAACAAGCGCAACGATTACAGTGCTCCTCAGGAGGTCACCGCTGAGGGTTTTCAAGTATGGAGCTCGGACGATGCTGTATATCTTTTCGAAAACCTTGGCTCCGTCTCCGATACGACATCGAGAGCGACCAGCCTCGTCATCCACGCCAAGTACAACGATGTCAATACGAAGTACCGTGCCTACATCAATGACGAAAATTCGGAAGGTGCCGATCATCGCTATTCGATCAAGAGAAACTACTGCTATAACCTCATTGCAGATATCAAGAACCTTGGAGAGTCCGATGGCATCACCCTGCGTACCGAGGTGCGCCCCTGGGAGGTCGTCGGCAATGACTTGCTTTTCAAGCGAGTGTATTCGATCACTCCACATCCGACATTTGAGCAGAAGACCTTTGAGGTCGCTACGCCCGGGGATGAAGTCGAGTTCAAGTTCAAGCTCATGAACCCCGTCGAAGCTCTTTGGAGGGTGCAACTCACCAACCCCATCCACTTCGAGGCTCTCACCACCGGAGGGGCTGTGGTCTCCGGAGGCGTGGGGCAGGAGTACACCATCAAGATCAGACCTCGCCAACCACAGTCGGATCAAGCGCACACCACCGAGATATTCATCACCGTTGACGATGCTGAGATCCCACTTCTCAAAAACAACACAGCCATCGGCATCGGTAATCGAATCGTTATTAAGCAACCTATGGTCAGCACACCATAA
- a CDS encoding fimbrial protein, whose product MKAIKLFAIAALTLGMMACNKKEDSNVIPNEGTQATLSIKVDAGSQLRALGASPADGDVKSLEVYVYAGDLLEGYKKVENTSEAVDINVTTGERKLVVVANANLGKINSLTELQEIALRDKVVMVEPSGDDQVGVAMTAEPQTITIKAGKNTYGFGAGEGSISSAPLQLVKVPARISLVGASTSFEGAFAGWTFEPSEVFVFNVPNSSRLFGPSLELVEMGRYAGMKQDSWTGDLWVPSQVVKEVLRDEVSDLSSITPNNFIYYHSFESIGKPVVLVIRGKLKDDSGQLVKGAPFADDNGYTHYSILVNAERSGYAYNGDDTGTGNLKRNTDYRISVVIKRPGTSDPTTPPADAATLDVKVAVTPWLTVNQNIEY is encoded by the coding sequence ATGAAAGCTATTAAGTTATTTGCGATTGCAGCCCTTACCTTAGGTATGATGGCTTGTAACAAGAAGGAAGACAGCAATGTCATCCCTAACGAGGGTACACAAGCAACCCTCTCTATCAAGGTAGATGCAGGCTCTCAATTGCGTGCCTTGGGTGCATCTCCTGCTGATGGAGACGTAAAGTCTCTCGAAGTGTATGTCTATGCCGGTGATCTCCTTGAAGGCTACAAGAAGGTCGAGAACACAAGTGAGGCAGTGGACATCAATGTCACCACAGGTGAGCGAAAGCTTGTGGTAGTCGCCAATGCAAACTTGGGTAAGATCAACTCGCTTACAGAATTACAGGAAATAGCACTCCGAGACAAGGTCGTCATGGTCGAACCTTCAGGAGACGATCAGGTCGGAGTAGCGATGACTGCCGAACCCCAGACAATCACGATCAAGGCAGGTAAGAACACTTACGGTTTCGGTGCAGGAGAAGGCTCGATCTCATCAGCTCCGCTCCAGCTCGTCAAGGTGCCTGCGCGTATCTCTCTCGTGGGGGCCAGCACATCATTCGAGGGTGCATTTGCGGGATGGACATTTGAGCCTTCCGAAGTGTTTGTCTTCAACGTGCCAAATAGTTCACGCCTTTTCGGTCCTTCTTTGGAGCTCGTTGAAATGGGACGTTATGCGGGTATGAAGCAGGACTCTTGGACTGGAGACCTTTGGGTGCCTTCACAAGTGGTCAAGGAAGTCTTGAGGGATGAAGTCTCAGACCTCTCTTCTATCACCCCTAATAATTTCATCTACTACCATTCTTTCGAATCTATCGGCAAACCCGTTGTGTTGGTCATCAGAGGTAAACTCAAGGATGACTCCGGCCAGCTTGTCAAGGGCGCGCCATTTGCCGATGATAACGGATATACTCACTACTCTATCCTTGTCAACGCAGAAAGGTCCGGCTATGCATATAACGGTGACGATACAGGGACAGGAAATCTCAAGCGCAATACCGACTATCGCATCTCTGTAGTCATCAAGCGTCCGGGTACATCAGATCCAACAACACCACCTGCTGATGCTGCCACACTCGATGTCAAGGTAGCCGTGACTCCTTGGTTGACTGTCAATCAGAACATAGAATATTGA